A genomic stretch from Megalobrama amblycephala isolate DHTTF-2021 linkage group LG22, ASM1881202v1, whole genome shotgun sequence includes:
- the otos gene encoding otospiralin, with translation MKWSVLLGFFLLCFLANLSSARFIPEGVPYERPPAVPYWSYSTSDFWNYVEYFRSIGAYDQINEMARTFFAHQHLGDTLGYEVAEQHEH, from the exons ATGAAGTGGAGTGTGCTTTTGGGGTTTTTCTTGCTGTGTTTTCTTGCTAATCTCAGCA GTGCCAGATTCATTCCTGAAGGGG TACCCTATGAAAGGCCCCCGGCTGTGCCCTACTGGTCATATTCCACCTCAGATTTCTGGAACTATGTGGAATACTTCCGCAGCATTGGGGCTTATGACCAGATCAATGAAATGGCCAGAACATTCTTCGCCCATCAGCATCTGGGAGACACGCTGGGTTATGAAGTGGCAGAGCAACACGAACACTAA
- the apodb gene encoding apolipoprotein Db, translated as MKAVIVLLVPLLLPLVSAQTFRWGPCPTPMVQPNFELNKYLGKWYEIEKLPASFERGKCIEANYALRPDSTIQVLNVQTYKGKIRTAEGTAVVQDMKEPAKLGVSFSYFTPYAPYWVLSTDYNSIALVYSCTDVLRLFHVDYAWILARSRILPAEIIYHAKEIFSHDNIDVSKMMPTDQQGCDSPI; from the exons ATGAAGGCCGTGATTGTGTTGCTCGTACCTCTTCTGCTTCCATTGGTCTCTGCTCAGACGTTTCGTTGGGGCCCCTGCCCAACACCAATGGTCCAGCCAAACTTTGAATTAAACAAG TACCTTGGAAAGTGGTATGAAATTGAAAAGCTCCCAGCATCCTTTGAGAGAGGCAAGTGTATTGAGGCAAACTACGCGCTAAGACCTGACAGCACCATCCAAGTTCTCAATGTTCAGACATA CAAAGGAAAAATTAGAACAGCTGAGGGCACAGCAGTCGTTCAGGACATGAAGGAGCCAGCAAAGCTTGGAGTCAGTTTCTCCTACT TCACACCCTACGCCCCATACTGGGTCCTGTCCACTGACTACAACAGCATTGCTCTTGTTTATTCGTGCACTGATGTTCTCAGGCTGTTTCATGTGGACTACGCCTGGATCCTCGCACGCTCACGCATTCTGCCCGCAGAGATCATCTACCACGCCAAAGAGATCTTCTCACATGACAACATCGACGTGAGCAAAATGATGCCCACAGATCAGCAAGGATGCGATAGTCCTATATAA